In Synechococcus sp. CB0101, a genomic segment contains:
- a CDS encoding TIGR04168 family protein, whose translation MQDGVSLGIRLAELRIAIAGDLHGQWDAVDEQLLEQLAPDALLVVGDLSDGQARIPGRLAQLPLPLACILGNHDTGRDASGRTLQRQIDALGDRHCGWDLRELRPPGLAVVGGRPASAGGGFHLNQAAQAVFGPVTLQDSAARISAAALRADPSLPLILLAHCGPSGLGSAAADPCGRDWKAPACDWGDQDLALAIDQIRRHRPLPLVVFGHMHHRLKRGQGERLSYCVDRAGTAYLNTAFVPRHSHDEQGQPLRHFSWVELRDGQLQEISHRWYGPDGGLRYRQTLMRAAELQPC comes from the coding sequence ATGCAGGATGGCGTGAGCCTAGGCATCCGTTTGGCAGAGCTCCGCATCGCCATCGCCGGAGATCTGCACGGGCAGTGGGATGCGGTGGATGAGCAGCTCCTCGAGCAGCTCGCCCCCGATGCGTTGCTGGTGGTGGGCGACCTCAGCGATGGCCAGGCGCGGATCCCGGGGCGCTTGGCCCAACTTCCGCTGCCCCTGGCCTGCATCCTTGGCAACCACGACACGGGTCGTGATGCCAGCGGCCGCACCCTGCAACGCCAGATCGACGCCTTGGGAGACCGCCACTGCGGCTGGGATCTGCGTGAGCTCCGCCCCCCAGGGCTGGCCGTTGTGGGTGGCCGCCCCGCCAGTGCCGGTGGGGGCTTTCATCTCAACCAAGCCGCCCAGGCCGTGTTCGGCCCGGTGACCCTTCAAGACTCGGCCGCGCGGATCAGCGCCGCTGCTCTGCGGGCTGACCCCAGCCTGCCGCTGATCCTCCTGGCCCACTGCGGTCCCAGTGGGCTGGGCAGTGCCGCGGCGGACCCCTGCGGCCGGGATTGGAAAGCCCCCGCCTGCGACTGGGGGGATCAGGATCTTGCTCTGGCCATCGATCAGATTCGCCGCCACCGGCCACTGCCGCTTGTTGTGTTCGGCCATATGCATCACCGGCTCAAACGCGGCCAGGGGGAGCGCCTCAGCTACTGCGTCGACCGGGCGGGCACTGCTTATCTCAACACCGCCTTTGTGCCGCGCCACAGCCACGATGAGCAAGGTCAGCCCCTGCGCCATTTCAGTTGGGTGGAGCTGCGTGATGGCCAACTGCAGGAGATCAGCCATCGCTGGTATGGCCCGGATGGCGGCCTGCGCTACCGCCAGACCCTGATGCGCGCTGCGGAGCTGCAGCCGTGCTGA